In the genome of Quercus robur chromosome 3, dhQueRobu3.1, whole genome shotgun sequence, one region contains:
- the LOC126717037 gene encoding F-box protein At1g55000 — MGCCGDKDEILTATTTAESATARITNSSNLSSVLAYRDTLRLILERLGGGGGDSGVSELAGASCVCRLWNSVAYELVVEAFKANWKLGEVIGKPVSGSFWRDSGIWKFAISHRIVRGDSVASLAVKYSVQVMDIKRLNNMMSDHGIYSRERLLIPISNPDILVNGVCYIELDTYAKREVAVLYLEGGPSGNSSHMLNKMTTEQGKRKVLDSLKRSMQVDDGTAQYYLSISNGNPRAALSEFSEDLKWERQMSLA; from the exons atggGTTGTTGTGGCGACAAAGACGAAATTCTCACCGCAACAACCACCGCGGAATCCGCAACGGCAAGGATAACTAACTCTTCCAACCTCTCTTCGGTCCTTGCGTACCGTGACACTCTCCGCCTGATCCTCGAGAGGctcggcggcggcggcggcgacagCGGAGTCTCGGAGCTCGCTGGAGCGAGTTGCGTGTGCCGACTCTGGAACTCGGTCGCCTACGAGCTCGTCGTCGAAGCCTTCAAGGCGAATTGGAAACTCGGAGAGGTGATCGGAAAGCCTGTCTCTGGAAGCTTCTGGAGAGACAGTGGGATTTGGAAGTTCGCGATTTCGCATCGGATTGTTAGAGGAGATAGTGTCGCTAGTCTCGCTGTCAAGTACTCtgttcag GTTATGGACATAAAACGTTTAAACAACATGATGAGCGACCATGGCATATACTCAAGGGAGAGGTTGTTAATCCCTATAAGCAATCCTGACATTCTTGTAAATGGAGTATGCTACATCGAGCTAGATACCTATGCGAAAAGGGAAGTGGCAGTGTTGTATCTTGAAGGTGGTCCGAGTGGAAACTCTAGCCATATGTTGAATAAGATGACAACCGAACAAGGCAAGAGAAAGGTTCTTGACTCATTGAAGAGGAGCATGCAAGTCGATGATGGGACTGCTCAATATTACTTATCTATATCAAATGGTAATCCTCGAGCTGCACTTTCTGAATTCTCTGAGGACCTTAAGTGGGAGAGACAAATGAGCTTGGCCTAG